From Paenibacillus sp. GP183, one genomic window encodes:
- a CDS encoding S-layer homology domain-containing protein, which translates to MITVKRNISFLLLCFLLLSAFTTFSGIPEKAWADASATPAGTSEIKPSSIVQIMGGKGFTVLLKKDGTVWTWGDNLRGKLGAGLNNRNQPTPISGLSGITAIAVGQSHALALKSDGTIWSWGENTFGQLGDGTTVDRASPVQVADLTHVTAISAGNFHSVAIKDDGTAWSWGDNTYGQLGDSTNKAQNKPVQVKGNIASVKSIAAGAFHTLAIDQDGVVWAWGDNYFGELGYGYDQNRLNTPIMATSSTWHITQVAAGFDFSMALKDDGTVLTWGLMTRDQSTIYSAVTSGSQEQKYPVLVTGLDNVSQISTGNSHAVVLKKDGSVYAWGDNTSGQLGVGTAFDGRTWNQTFPSQVNGLPNIARIGTGTNFTFAVGKDDSLWAWGNNGYSQLGDMTVNNQPSPVQTQVPAWLNPPSIKPGEGAVIIKSPKVSPLTAGESDSFFIKNNRLFGWGSNTFGQLGNGTNASKIVPEQLGLDQAAAVDAGDFHTVAVKQDGTLWTWGQNFFGQLGDGTTIARTTPAELPSLTGVVSAAAGSNHTVVLLNNGSVWSFGDNTYGQLGHDRTAPSNQIVQLSDIVAIAAGSNFNLALQNTGKIWAWGDNASGQLGDGTYTSKQQPVEIASVTGVKAIAAGKNYALALKDDGTVWAWGYNAYGQLGNGTTTTQTKPVQVANLTSINSIHAGTYHSIAIKNDGSVWVWGQNLFGQLGDGSKTNQNKPELVKGIGAADSAAAGGSHTIVKLKDGTIWTWGGNYTGQLGDNSLTNRYVPTLISVSGMSTNFNDIAGHWGKDSILQAAEKGYVDGCSDGSFLPDHAITKAEFLKMAVTAMNIPVTSVGAGQSWYQPYVEALQKAGILQAGDLQEGWDLPITRQEMATVVLRSVSAELQKPNTVLEPNYVMLGAVNKGILQGLEAGNLAPAEATTRVQSVIVIERMLKVQQGITLPVDPLALEQANLKVTGRQ; encoded by the coding sequence ATGATAACAGTGAAACGTAACATTTCTTTCCTGCTGCTCTGCTTCTTGCTGTTAAGTGCCTTTACTACTTTCTCAGGCATTCCTGAGAAAGCATGGGCTGACGCGAGTGCGACACCAGCCGGAACGTCCGAGATAAAGCCTTCTTCCATCGTCCAGATCATGGGTGGGAAAGGGTTCACGGTCCTATTGAAGAAAGACGGTACGGTTTGGACATGGGGGGACAACCTCCGCGGTAAGCTGGGAGCGGGTTTGAACAACCGCAACCAGCCGACGCCGATTAGCGGATTATCAGGCATTACCGCGATTGCGGTAGGCCAATCTCATGCTTTAGCTTTGAAATCCGACGGAACCATATGGTCTTGGGGCGAAAACACCTTCGGCCAACTAGGTGACGGAACCACGGTTGATAGAGCATCACCAGTACAGGTTGCTGACTTGACCCATGTAACGGCGATCTCCGCAGGTAATTTCCACTCTGTAGCTATCAAAGACGACGGTACAGCTTGGAGTTGGGGCGACAATACGTATGGACAACTAGGTGACAGCACCAATAAAGCTCAAAACAAGCCGGTTCAAGTCAAGGGTAATATTGCCTCCGTGAAATCTATTGCTGCAGGCGCTTTTCATACACTTGCTATTGATCAAGACGGAGTAGTGTGGGCTTGGGGAGATAATTATTTTGGTGAACTAGGTTACGGCTACGACCAAAACCGTCTCAATACACCCATTATGGCTACAAGCTCGACTTGGCATATCACTCAGGTCGCAGCTGGCTTTGACTTCTCAATGGCGCTCAAAGATGATGGGACTGTATTGACCTGGGGGCTCATGACTCGGGATCAAAGCACGATATATAGTGCTGTCACATCAGGTTCACAAGAGCAGAAGTATCCTGTTCTTGTAACCGGGCTGGACAATGTTTCCCAAATCTCCACAGGCAATTCCCATGCCGTCGTATTAAAGAAAGACGGCAGCGTTTACGCTTGGGGGGACAATACCTCTGGGCAATTGGGAGTAGGGACAGCTTTCGATGGCAGGACATGGAACCAAACGTTTCCTAGCCAAGTCAATGGGCTTCCGAATATCGCTCGCATCGGGACGGGTACGAATTTTACATTTGCCGTTGGCAAAGATGACAGTTTGTGGGCTTGGGGAAACAACGGTTACAGCCAGCTTGGCGACATGACAGTCAATAACCAGCCTTCACCCGTTCAAACGCAAGTACCTGCTTGGCTCAACCCTCCATCCATCAAGCCTGGGGAAGGAGCGGTCATCATCAAGAGTCCAAAGGTATCACCGCTAACAGCCGGAGAGAGTGATTCGTTTTTTATCAAAAACAATCGACTGTTCGGTTGGGGAAGCAATACGTTTGGGCAACTAGGAAACGGAACGAATGCGTCAAAAATAGTGCCAGAGCAATTGGGTCTCGATCAAGCCGCAGCCGTTGATGCAGGAGACTTCCATACGGTGGCTGTCAAACAAGATGGAACCCTCTGGACATGGGGTCAAAATTTCTTTGGCCAATTGGGTGACGGAACAACAATAGCTCGGACAACACCTGCTGAGCTCCCTTCTTTAACTGGGGTTGTTTCAGCAGCCGCTGGAAGTAATCATACAGTTGTGCTACTCAATAACGGCTCCGTCTGGAGCTTTGGCGATAATACCTACGGTCAGCTGGGGCATGATCGAACTGCCCCGTCTAATCAAATTGTGCAGCTTTCCGATATCGTTGCTATAGCAGCAGGATCCAACTTCAATTTGGCGCTGCAAAATACAGGCAAGATCTGGGCCTGGGGAGATAACGCAAGCGGTCAACTGGGAGATGGCACTTATACCAGCAAGCAGCAGCCCGTTGAAATTGCCAGTGTAACCGGTGTTAAGGCGATTGCCGCAGGGAAAAATTACGCCCTCGCTCTTAAAGACGATGGAACTGTATGGGCTTGGGGGTATAATGCTTATGGGCAGTTAGGCAATGGAACAACGACGACACAGACCAAGCCGGTTCAAGTTGCAAACTTAACCAGTATTAATTCCATTCATGCAGGGACATATCACAGTATTGCGATTAAAAACGACGGCAGCGTATGGGTCTGGGGCCAAAACTTATTCGGTCAACTAGGTGATGGTTCGAAAACGAATCAGAACAAACCAGAGCTGGTAAAAGGTATAGGAGCTGCAGATTCTGCCGCCGCTGGCGGGTCACACACCATCGTGAAGCTGAAAGATGGCACAATCTGGACATGGGGCGGCAATTACACCGGTCAACTCGGTGATAATAGCTTAACGAATCGGTATGTGCCAACATTAATTTCCGTTTCCGGAATGAGTACTAATTTCAATGATATTGCTGGCCACTGGGGCAAAGATTCCATTCTTCAAGCGGCTGAAAAAGGTTACGTGGATGGCTGCAGCGACGGAAGCTTCCTTCCCGATCATGCTATCACTAAAGCTGAATTTCTAAAGATGGCTGTAACGGCTATGAATATTCCCGTTACTTCAGTGGGCGCAGGTCAATCATGGTATCAGCCTTATGTAGAGGCCTTGCAAAAAGCAGGGATCTTGCAAGCTGGCGATCTTCAAGAGGGCTGGGATCTTCCGATTACACGTCAGGAGATGGCGACCGTCGTCTTGCGTTCGGTGAGCGCTGAGCTGCAAAAGCCTAATACGGTTTTGGAGCCCAATTATGTCATGCTCGGAGCTGTAAACAAAGGTATTCTTCAAGGGTTAGAAGCAGGAAACCTTGCTCCAGCTGAGGCAACAACGAGGGTGCAATCGGTTATTGTCATTGAGCGAATGTTGAAAGTTCAGCAAGGCATCACCCTGCCAGTAGACCCATTAGCCTTGGAACAGGCTAATCTGAAGGTAACAGGTAGACAGTAG
- the sigK gene encoding RNA polymerase sporulation sigma factor SigK, producing MKVAHHGNITLLCVHIVKKFDNTGEDLEDLISIGTIGLIKAIESFSPNKGTKLATFAARCIENEILMHLRSLKKTRKDVSLHDPIGTDKEGNEITLIDILGTEADDVVDKVQLKIEKSKIYKNLDILDDREKEVVMGRFGLELGGEERTQREIAKELGISRSYVSRIEKRALMKLYHEFYKARR from the coding sequence ATAAAGGTCGCTCATCACGGCAACATTACGTTGCTTTGTGTTCACATTGTCAAAAAATTCGACAACACAGGCGAAGATCTAGAGGATTTGATAAGCATTGGGACAATAGGACTGATAAAAGCGATCGAGTCGTTCTCGCCGAATAAAGGCACCAAATTGGCTACGTTTGCAGCGCGATGTATCGAGAATGAGATCCTAATGCACCTGAGATCATTGAAAAAAACTCGGAAGGATGTATCGCTTCACGATCCAATCGGGACGGACAAAGAAGGAAACGAGATCACCTTGATCGATATCCTTGGCACAGAGGCTGATGATGTTGTAGATAAGGTGCAGCTTAAGATCGAGAAGAGCAAAATATATAAAAATTTAGATATATTAGACGATCGGGAAAAAGAAGTTGTGATGGGGCGATTTGGGCTGGAGCTTGGCGGGGAAGAGCGGACGCAAAGGGAAATTGCGAAGGAGTTGGGAATTTCGCGCAGCTATGTGTCAAGGATAGAGAAAAGAGCGCTCATGAAGCTTTACCATGAGTTTTATAAGGCAAGGCGGTGA
- a CDS encoding ABC transporter ATP-binding protein, translated as MTLIHIEHISKYYYLGGETIKALDDISLDIEHGEFVAIMGQSGSGKSTLMNIIGCLDVSDKGDYSLDCKPINLLKDSQLAEIRNQKIGFVFQSFNLLPRLTAFENGELPLIYRGMTKKEREPLVLQALESVDLIDRMKHLPSELSGGQQQRIAIARALAGDPSIILSDEPTGALDSKTGVEILEILKKLNAQGRTIILITHDILIAKQAKRIIRFRDGRMQEDVS; from the coding sequence ATGACTTTAATCCATATCGAACATATTAGTAAATATTATTATTTGGGCGGGGAAACCATCAAAGCGTTAGATGACATTTCCTTAGATATTGAACATGGTGAATTCGTGGCCATTATGGGCCAGTCTGGTTCTGGGAAATCAACTCTCATGAACATTATCGGTTGTTTGGATGTTTCAGATAAAGGTGATTATAGCCTTGATTGTAAACCCATAAACTTACTTAAGGATTCTCAACTAGCTGAGATTCGCAACCAAAAAATTGGATTTGTCTTTCAAAGCTTCAACTTGCTTCCGCGACTAACGGCTTTCGAAAATGGAGAATTGCCGTTAATCTATCGGGGAATGACGAAAAAGGAAAGAGAGCCACTCGTTTTACAGGCACTGGAATCGGTGGACTTAATAGATCGTATGAAACACCTTCCTTCGGAATTATCCGGTGGGCAGCAGCAGCGTATCGCTATCGCCCGAGCTTTGGCAGGAGATCCGTCGATTATTCTTTCGGATGAACCTACAGGTGCGCTGGATTCGAAAACAGGTGTGGAGATTTTAGAGATATTGAAGAAATTAAATGCACAAGGTCGAACGATCATTTTGATTACGCATGACATTTTGATTGCGAAACAGGCAAAGCGCATTATTCGTTTTCGAGATGGGCGAATGCAGGAGGATGTATCGTAG
- a CDS encoding GNAT family N-acetyltransferase, with translation MEKDFIEVNHNERQKAGLELILNHPESGQLLVLLNHEYVIGMANMLFTISTAEGGRAIILEDYILSESERGKGNGSFFMQEIIKFARNKGILRISLLVDADNGAAQKFYEGAGYQFSNMKCMRLNLS, from the coding sequence TTGGAAAAGGATTTCATCGAAGTCAATCACAACGAAAGACAAAAGGCCGGCTTGGAACTGATATTAAACCACCCAGAAAGCGGCCAACTTCTTGTTCTATTGAATCATGAGTACGTCATTGGCATGGCGAACATGCTGTTCACCATTAGTACAGCCGAGGGCGGAAGAGCAATCATTCTTGAGGATTATATCTTGTCCGAATCAGAGAGGGGAAAAGGGAACGGTTCGTTCTTTATGCAGGAAATCATCAAGTTCGCCCGAAATAAAGGCATTTTACGAATATCGTTACTAGTCGATGCCGACAACGGAGCCGCGCAGAAATTTTATGAGGGTGCAGGTTATCAATTCTCCAATATGAAGTGTATGCGTTTAAATTTGTCTTAG
- a CDS encoding IclR family transcriptional regulator, with protein MKLFERGNFVIHGLDIRKVAKTYLIDLSMKTGQTTNLVILDGREGVYIDKVEGSQATILYSRIGRRIPVYCSAVGKVLVAFKNREELEKLLQGHIYKAHTPKTITNERDFLVELEQVSTLGYAIDNQENEAGVRCIAVPIYDHTGQVVAAVSMSTLVTRINDEELARFTEMLRQEAIEMSQKMGYGIPFLQR; from the coding sequence ATGAAACTCTTTGAAAGAGGCAATTTTGTTATCCATGGTTTAGACATTCGGAAGGTTGCAAAAACCTATCTGATTGATCTATCGATGAAAACCGGCCAAACAACCAATCTAGTCATTCTAGATGGCAGAGAGGGCGTATATATTGATAAAGTGGAAGGTTCGCAAGCGACTATACTGTACTCCCGGATTGGTAGAAGAATTCCCGTTTACTGTAGTGCAGTGGGCAAAGTTCTTGTAGCCTTTAAGAACAGAGAAGAACTGGAAAAGTTGCTGCAGGGTCATATTTATAAAGCTCATACCCCGAAAACCATCACAAATGAGCGGGATTTCTTAGTTGAGCTTGAACAAGTTAGTACTCTTGGGTATGCCATAGATAATCAAGAGAATGAAGCTGGCGTTCGCTGTATAGCTGTACCCATATATGATCATACGGGGCAAGTCGTTGCAGCTGTAAGTATGTCTACCCTTGTTACTCGAATTAATGATGAAGAACTGGCAAGATTTACAGAGATGTTAAGGCAGGAAGCGATTGAAATGTCTCAGAAGATGGGCTATGGGATTCCTTTTCTGCAAAGATAA
- a CDS encoding fumarylacetoacetate hydrolase family protein codes for MRIIRFLSEGAVPTLAALTDGSKIYVLPQQDFMELVHHAEEQGTTTLALVEGMIATSNPLDRTIGDLSLLVPIVAPEVWAAGVTYEKSRDARNYEATGGKLDASTFYDKVYDAERPEIFFKSTAARTVGPDQDVYLRTDSNWQIPEPELGLVISKSGKIVGYTIGNDMSCRDIEGENPLYLPQAKMWKHSCSIGPAIRLADTVDDPYKFQITCRIYRNEEKIVEGTASTGQLKRKLDELVSYLTLNNEIFDGTVLLTGTCIVPSNEFTLLDGDRIEIEISDIGVLNNPVKLHANKIAVS; via the coding sequence ATGCGTATTATTCGATTTTTAAGCGAAGGTGCTGTTCCTACACTGGCAGCTTTAACAGATGGTTCCAAGATCTATGTTTTACCACAGCAGGATTTTATGGAGTTGGTTCATCATGCTGAGGAGCAAGGGACTACTACCTTGGCTTTAGTAGAAGGCATGATCGCAACATCCAATCCACTCGATAGAACAATAGGAGACCTGTCCTTACTTGTGCCGATTGTCGCACCTGAAGTTTGGGCAGCTGGTGTAACCTATGAAAAAAGCAGGGATGCTAGAAACTATGAAGCAACAGGTGGTAAGCTAGATGCCTCAACCTTCTATGATAAGGTTTACGATGCAGAGCGTCCAGAGATTTTCTTTAAATCGACAGCGGCAAGGACGGTTGGTCCGGATCAGGATGTATATTTGCGTACGGATTCCAACTGGCAGATTCCGGAGCCGGAGCTTGGCCTTGTCATTAGTAAAAGCGGAAAAATTGTTGGCTACACCATTGGGAACGATATGAGCTGCCGCGATATTGAAGGAGAGAATCCACTATATCTCCCTCAAGCCAAAATGTGGAAACATTCTTGTTCCATAGGTCCTGCTATTCGATTAGCGGATACAGTAGATGACCCTTACAAATTCCAAATTACTTGCCGTATTTATCGCAATGAAGAAAAGATAGTGGAAGGCACTGCGAGTACAGGACAATTAAAAAGGAAGTTGGATGAGCTCGTTTCTTATCTTACGCTGAATAATGAAATCTTCGATGGTACCGTTCTATTAACAGGAACTTGTATCGTTCCGTCCAATGAGTTTACTCTGCTGGACGGCGATCGAATTGAAATTGAGATTTCGGATATTGGAGTGTTGAATAATCCGGTTAAACTACATGCCAATAAAATAGCGGTTTCTTAA
- the gucD gene encoding alpha-ketoglutaric semialdehyde dehydrogenase GucD: MTVITEPKTYLNYINGEWLQASTDQVDASINPGNKYEIVGYVQKSGKEDLDHAVAAAKKAQVQWKQLSGAARGEYLYKIANVVEKHIDEIAETMTKEMGKTFPEAKGETVRGVAILRYYAGEGMRKIGDVIPSSDSEALMFTTRTPLGVIGVITPWNFPVAIPIWKLAPALIYGNTVVLKPAQETAVTAAKVVECMHEAGLPAGVVNLVTGNGSVIGQGIIDHPGINGITFTGSDTVGKLVGQGALARGAKYQLEMGGKNPVIVAADADLDLAVDATISGGLRSTGQKCTATSRVIVQSAVYDAFKEKLLAKVKGLKVGYGMHEETWMGPCASESQFNTVLSYIQKGLEEGATILYGGNRLESEGLEHGFYIEPTLFDNVNTNMTIAQEEIFGPVLALLKVDTFEEALHVANDVQYGLSASIFTGNIGNMLTFINNMDAGLVRVNAESAGVELQAPFGGMKQSSSHSREQGQAAIEFFTSIKTVFIKA; the protein is encoded by the coding sequence ATGACTGTAATAACGGAACCAAAAACATATCTTAACTATATTAATGGAGAATGGTTACAAGCATCTACGGATCAGGTAGACGCCAGTATCAATCCCGGGAATAAATATGAAATTGTCGGATACGTACAGAAATCAGGTAAGGAAGATCTGGATCATGCGGTTGCAGCCGCAAAAAAGGCCCAGGTTCAATGGAAACAACTTTCTGGAGCGGCTAGAGGGGAGTATCTTTATAAAATCGCTAATGTGGTGGAAAAGCATATCGATGAAATTGCGGAAACCATGACCAAAGAAATGGGGAAAACCTTTCCTGAAGCGAAGGGTGAAACCGTCCGCGGCGTGGCCATTCTCCGATATTATGCAGGAGAAGGAATGCGTAAGATAGGAGATGTTATTCCTTCTTCCGACAGTGAAGCGCTTATGTTTACTACCCGTACTCCGCTAGGGGTGATTGGCGTGATTACTCCATGGAATTTCCCGGTTGCCATTCCCATTTGGAAATTGGCACCAGCCCTGATCTATGGGAATACCGTCGTATTGAAGCCTGCTCAAGAAACGGCTGTCACTGCTGCTAAAGTTGTGGAATGTATGCATGAAGCTGGACTTCCAGCAGGGGTTGTCAACCTGGTAACAGGGAATGGATCGGTGATCGGTCAAGGAATTATTGATCATCCGGGTATCAACGGAATTACATTCACAGGCTCCGATACGGTAGGTAAGTTAGTTGGCCAGGGGGCTCTTGCCCGTGGGGCTAAGTACCAACTTGAGATGGGAGGGAAGAATCCTGTCATTGTGGCAGCAGATGCTGATCTTGATTTAGCGGTTGATGCAACAATCAGCGGAGGCCTTCGTTCTACCGGTCAGAAATGTACGGCAACAAGCCGTGTGATTGTACAGAGTGCGGTATATGATGCATTTAAAGAAAAACTACTGGCTAAAGTGAAGGGATTAAAAGTTGGTTATGGAATGCATGAGGAAACATGGATGGGACCCTGTGCGAGTGAAAGTCAATTTAATACAGTTCTTTCTTATATCCAAAAGGGCCTTGAAGAAGGGGCAACCATTCTCTATGGCGGAAATAGACTTGAAAGCGAAGGTTTGGAACACGGGTTTTATATTGAACCTACCCTCTTTGATAATGTGAATACAAACATGACCATTGCTCAAGAAGAGATTTTTGGCCCTGTTCTTGCTTTGCTCAAAGTAGATACCTTTGAGGAGGCTTTGCATGTAGCAAACGATGTCCAATATGGATTGAGCGCTTCCATTTTCACAGGAAATATTGGGAATATGCTTACCTTTATTAACAATATGGATGCAGGACTTGTACGTGTTAATGCCGAATCGGCGGGAGTCGAATTACAAGCCCCATTTGGCGGGATGAAACAGTCCAGCTCTCATTCTCGCGAGCAAGGGCAAGCGGCAATTGAATTCTTTACATCCATCAAAACTGTATTTATAAAAGCATAA
- a CDS encoding aldo/keto reductase, whose protein sequence is MNYRLVGRTGLKVSELCLGTMTFGAAADREESCRIMDRFTEVGGNFLDTANVYSTGVSEEIVGHWLKQKKRDDFVIATKVRFPMGDGPNEAGLSRKHIFTSVEDSLRRLGTDYIDLYQVHAWDALTPIEETLSALNDLVRKGVVRYIGASNFKAWQLQKAIYLARQHGWESFVCLQPQYSLLCRATEYELLPLCEHEGVGVIPWSPLRGGLLSGKFKSGEKPEENTRVGANKEVWERNNNEFTWNIIHVLNEIAKETDKSAAQVALNWVLSRRVITAPIIGARNVAQLNDNLGASGWSLTEEQVRRLNEVSELPVSYPYDLAAETQQRRGRDPKELK, encoded by the coding sequence ATGAATTACCGTTTAGTTGGCAGGACAGGACTAAAAGTCAGCGAACTGTGTCTCGGAACGATGACATTCGGTGCTGCGGCGGACCGCGAAGAAAGCTGCCGCATTATGGATCGCTTTACGGAAGTGGGTGGTAATTTTCTGGATACCGCCAACGTATATTCGACGGGTGTATCGGAAGAAATCGTCGGCCATTGGCTGAAACAAAAGAAGAGAGACGACTTCGTCATCGCCACCAAGGTTCGCTTTCCGATGGGAGATGGACCCAACGAAGCGGGCCTTAGCCGCAAACATATTTTCACATCGGTGGAAGACAGCTTGCGCCGACTCGGTACCGATTATATCGACTTGTACCAGGTGCATGCCTGGGACGCGTTGACTCCAATTGAAGAAACGCTTAGCGCGCTGAATGATCTGGTGCGCAAAGGGGTAGTCCGTTATATCGGGGCAAGCAATTTCAAGGCATGGCAGCTGCAAAAAGCGATTTATTTAGCCCGCCAACATGGTTGGGAATCTTTCGTTTGCCTGCAGCCGCAGTACAGCCTGCTGTGTCGCGCAACCGAGTACGAACTGCTGCCTTTATGCGAGCACGAGGGTGTCGGAGTTATTCCGTGGAGCCCGCTGCGCGGAGGTTTGTTAAGCGGCAAATTCAAAAGTGGAGAAAAACCCGAGGAGAATACGCGGGTGGGCGCGAACAAGGAAGTATGGGAACGGAACAACAATGAATTTACCTGGAATATTATACATGTATTGAACGAAATCGCCAAAGAAACGGATAAATCGGCCGCACAAGTCGCTCTGAACTGGGTGCTGAGCCGCCGCGTGATTACGGCTCCGATCATAGGGGCGCGGAATGTGGCGCAATTGAACGATAATTTAGGCGCCAGCGGATGGTCGTTGACAGAAGAACAGGTCCGTCGTTTGAACGAGGTAAGTGAGTTGCCGGTTAGCTATCCTTACGACCTCGCCGCGGAGACCCAACAACGTAGGGGCAGAGATCCCAAAGAGCTGAAATAA
- a CDS encoding IS701 family transposase, which yields MVSLYLPIVKFILALKLEFSKPQRNHLFTLVHGIILCAGRKNITQIRNAARQDCHLSSVTHFLNHAPWCVNRMQRRRMQFVIEKIRAKRLKNGDARRLVFFIVDDTCCKKETSTKKMEALSFQYSHESGKSVWCHCVVTSHVVSEGNSYAWDFRPYYREEYCDEHRLSFKSKNDLALEMIEAFPATQDEQAYVLMDSWYTSEKVINACNRKGFHVIAAVKTNRLICVSGVTISMADFAAQYLRKSDLRSVTVESQGTYWIYEYEGPLSEMENVKALLSWKDEYADSSKPQVCLLCTDLSLDLVTIQRYYHVRWNIETGYRYFKELLGFDQYQLLSFEGIQRFWAIQFLTQNFLESQRQDWMKNDIHLTLGDVVYRIRQEFFGQIIVYVYQQALEKKPLFDILKHLKIPA from the coding sequence ATGGTATCCCTCTACTTGCCTATCGTCAAGTTCATTTTAGCTCTCAAATTGGAGTTTTCTAAACCCCAACGGAATCACTTGTTTACGCTCGTTCATGGCATCATTCTTTGTGCCGGACGCAAGAACATTACGCAGATCCGAAACGCTGCAAGACAAGATTGTCACCTGAGCAGCGTCACCCACTTTCTGAATCATGCACCTTGGTGCGTCAATCGCATGCAGCGCAGGCGTATGCAATTCGTCATAGAGAAAATCCGGGCAAAGCGCTTGAAGAATGGTGATGCAAGGCGTCTTGTATTCTTCATCGTGGATGACACTTGCTGTAAGAAGGAAACCTCGACGAAGAAAATGGAGGCTCTCAGCTTTCAATACTCACACGAATCTGGAAAGTCAGTCTGGTGTCATTGCGTTGTCACTTCTCACGTGGTAAGCGAGGGCAATTCCTATGCCTGGGATTTCCGCCCTTATTACCGTGAAGAGTATTGCGATGAACATCGCCTGTCATTCAAAAGTAAGAACGATCTTGCCCTTGAAATGATCGAAGCATTCCCAGCTACACAGGATGAGCAGGCTTACGTTCTCATGGACAGCTGGTATACCAGTGAAAAGGTTATTAATGCCTGCAATCGCAAGGGATTTCATGTCATCGCCGCTGTAAAGACGAACCGGCTTATCTGCGTCAGCGGTGTAACAATTTCTATGGCTGATTTCGCTGCCCAGTACCTTCGCAAGTCTGACCTACGCTCCGTTACGGTGGAAAGTCAGGGAACGTACTGGATTTATGAATATGAAGGTCCGTTAAGCGAAATGGAAAATGTCAAAGCATTGCTGTCTTGGAAAGATGAATACGCCGATTCGAGCAAACCTCAGGTTTGTCTTCTGTGCACGGATTTAAGCTTGGATCTCGTTACGATCCAACGCTATTATCACGTGCGCTGGAATATCGAAACCGGCTATCGCTATTTCAAAGAACTGCTAGGTTTTGACCAATATCAGTTGCTCTCATTTGAAGGCATTCAGCGATTTTGGGCGATCCAGTTTCTGACGCAGAACTTTTTAGAATCACAGCGACAGGACTGGATGAAGAACGACATTCATCTCACGCTTGGAGATGTGGTGTATCGAATTCGGCAAGAGTTTTTCGGGCAGATCATCGTTTATGTGTATCAGCAAGCCCTGGAGAAGAAACCGTTATTCGACATCCTTAAGCATCTCAAGATACCTGCCTGA